A single window of Onychomys torridus chromosome 8, mOncTor1.1, whole genome shotgun sequence DNA harbors:
- the Mpg gene encoding DNA-3-methyladenine glycosylase, whose amino-acid sequence MRDRGRAVLSARLGRGARKPVSVTLPPDTDQLLFPGRARRPGNARAGSRVTGCREAGQMPAPLSRKIGQKKQRLAESQQQQQNPKERPPSTLGLQRSIYFSSPEDHPARLGPEFFDQPAVTLARAFLGQVLVRRLADGTELRGRIVETEAYLGPEDEAAHSRGGRQTPRNRGMFMKPGTLYVYLIYGMYFCLNVSSQGAGACVLLRALEPLEGLETMRQFRNTHRKSPVGRTLKDRELCSGPSKLCQALAIDKSFDQRDLAQDEAVWLEHGPVDSKSPAVVAAARIGIGHAGEWTQKPLRFYVQGSPWVSVVDRVAEQMCQPQQTA is encoded by the exons ATGCGCGACCGCGGCCGGGCCGTTCTGAGTGCGCGCTTGGGCAGAGGCGCTCGAAAACCGGTGTCCGTGACCCTGCCTCCCGACACCGACCAGCTTCTATTTCCTGGACGAGCACGCCGCCCGGGGAATGCCAGAGCAGGATCCCGAGTGACCGGATGTCGTGAGGCCGGCCAGATGCCAGCGCCG CTTTCCCGAAAGATTGGGCAAAAAAAGCAGCGACTGGCAgaatcacagcagcagcagcagaacccTAAAGAGAGGCCACCCTCAACCCTGGGCCTGCAGCGGAGCATCTacttctccagcccagaggaCCACCCTGCCCGGCTGGGACCAGAGTTTTTTGACCAGCCAGCAGTCACCCTGGCCCGTGCATTTCTGGGACAG GTACTTGTCCGGCGACTTGCTGATGGAACAGAACTCCGAGGGCGCATTGTGGAGACTGAGGCATACTTGGGGCCAGAAGATGAAGCTGCTCACTCAAGGGGTGGCCGGCAGACTCCCCGCAACCGAGGCATGTTCATGAAACCTGGGACCCTGTATGTGTACCTCATCTATGGCATGTACTTCTGCTTGAATGTCTCCAGTCAAG GGGCTGGGGCTTGTGTCCTGTTGAGAGCATTAGAGCCCCTGGAGGGCCTGGAGACCATGCGGCAGTTTCGCAACACCCACCGGAAAAGCCCTGTTGGCCGTACCCTCAAGGACCGTGAGCTCTGTAGTGGTCCCTCCAAGCTGTGCCAGGCCCTGGCCATTGATAAGAGCTTTGACCAGCGAGACCTGGCCCAAGAtgaggctgtgtggctggaacatggccctgTAGACTCCAAGAGCCCAGCTGTGGTGGCAGCAGCTCGTATAGGCATTGGTCATGCAGGGGAGTGGACCCAGAAGCCCCTGCGCTTCTATGTCCAGGGCAGCCCATGGGTCAGTGTGGTAGACAGAGTGGCTGAACAGATGTGTCAGCCTCAGCAAACAGCCTGA